The stretch of DNA AAACGCCCCGTCAAATAACGGCAACGCTTGGGCGAAGGCGCGCGTTGTCGTTCGATGCCAGCGCCACAATCCTCACGACTCTGGCAGCCGAAGCGACTGCTCGCGACACCGTCCGCGCTGACCTGGGATCACGGCGCCGAGATCGCCGCGCGGGCTACTGCACTCGGCGTGCCCGTCACGACGCTACCGAGCGACCGCCTCAAGCTCGATCTCCCCGACGACTCCCGCCGCGCCTATGCCGAAGCCAAGGCAACGCTGGCGCTCGTCGTCGCGCCGCCCTCGAAGCGCAAGCTTCAGCCGATCGCCCCCAGCGCCGACTGGCGGATCGACCTCGCCGAGGGCTGCCCCGCGCATTGCGGCTATTGCTACCTCGCCGGCTCGCTGAAAGGGCCACCGATCACGCGCGTCTATGCGAACCTCCCCGAGATCCTCGCCGAACTCCCCCGCGCATCTCGGCCAGGGCACCGTCACGTCGCGCTCGACCGCCCGCGCGCATGAGGGCACGACGTTCGAGGCGTCCTGCTACACCGACCCGCTCGGCATCGAGCACGTCACTGGATCGCTGTCCGCGCTGATCGCGCATTTCGGTGCGTGGGAGGC from Sphingomonas faeni encodes:
- a CDS encoding spore photoproduct lyase family protein — translated: MPAPQSSRLWQPKRLLATPSALTWDHGAEIAARATALGVPVTTLPSDRLKLDLPDDSRRAYAEAKATLALVVAPPSKRKLQPIAPSADWRIDLAEGCPAHCGYCYLAGSLKGPPITRVYANLPEILAELPRASRPGHRHVALDRPRA